One window of Nicotiana tomentosiformis chromosome 11, ASM39032v3, whole genome shotgun sequence genomic DNA carries:
- the LOC138901459 gene encoding uncharacterized protein: MVRGKNVANAIATFQKLLAICLIASRRAAIWMDTICIIVAFNGRWTADYKYLDHQTKLVLVPEAIRFEDFINQVFGVIELDRDKFEAMIWFDINLGTSKGMLVSKDLDLHTYIELLKSHSLFKGCRFIVDISKRVFDSTSTFEHVNTETQQDNQDKCQQIMEIDVVEAQPITEEVFQTFDSIQAERQSIIEIDNEQALGIQVLESAPVIEEVAEKTFTQLTRQSSNSKQKESPTTILRENASLDEIKVGSIFDKKKSIINCFSNIAIKGHFEFKIVRSRSTRYSLKCNDDRCGLCVRAFRIKDSTLFNIVKIEKNHDCSVNTMKADQRHATSKLISGYIIDNLRDPRFEVTPAFVMAEMQKLHGLDIGYHKAWRAIQRASTLIRGTPEENYELLSSYLYMMKSKNLGTYTNIKIDDNNRFLYMFYAYGSSIAGWNHYRPVIAVDATFLKSKYRSVLMILVSKDANNQIFPLAFGIAESENDNSYEWYFSELRNAIGSRDNLIFLSDMHQSIVHGIAKVYPESHHGICIYHLEQNLKRRKVKSEVIKLFQSAARVYRRKEFDLYMSDIAKVDKKTFKYLMEEPPERWARSCSPRRRYDMLTTNIVESMNSVLLEARELPILRMMNFIQVKLQHWFYERRNEAKGTFYDVSCWVEEELKKKIDLAFTLNVFPVDSWRSSVEEEGITFLVDLNKRTCDCFQFQFDELPCIHEIATIEKRNIKKSNFCSDWYLKESWLKTYERQIYHVGHTDSWIVPESIKSQIIKPPDFKARQFIVYIPEV; this comes from the exons ATGGTGAGAGGAAAGAACGTGGCAAATGCAATTGCCACTTTTCAAAAGCTTCTTGCCATTTGTCTCATAGCTTCTAGAAGGGCTGCCATATG GATGGATACAATATGTATTATAGTTGCTTTTAATGGTAGATGGACTGCAGACTATAAGTATCTTGATCATCAAACAAAGCTTGTTCTAGTACCTGAGGCAATTCGATTTGAAGATTTCATTAACCAGGTCTTTGGAGTTATTGAATTGGATAGAGACAAGTTTGAAGCAATGATATGGTTTGATATCAATCTGGGAACAAGCAAGGGAATGCTTGTATCCAAAGATTTAGATCTTCACACATATATAGAGTTACTAAAAAGTCATTCACTCTTTAAGGGCTGTCGTTTCATTGTTGATATTTCGAAAAGAGTTTTTGATTCTACAAGCACCTTTGAACATGTCAATACAGAAACTCAACAAGACAATCAAGACAAATGCCAACAGATAATGGAAATAGATGTGGTTGAAGCTCAACCAATAACTGAAGAGGTGTTTCAAACATTTGATTCTATTCAAGCAGAAAGACAAAGCATTATAGAGATTGACAACGAACAAGCTTTGGGTATTCAAGTCTTAGAGAGTGCACCAGTAATAGAAGAAGTTGCTGAAAAAACCTTTACTCAACTAACTAGACAAAGCTCAAATTCGAAACAAAAAGAATCCCCAACTACGATATTAAGAGAAAATGCTTCGTTGGATGAAATAAAAGTGGgatcaatatttgacaaaaagaagAGTATAATTAACTGTTTTTCCAATATAGCAATTAAAGGACATTTTGAATTCAAGATTGTTAGATCAAGATCAACAAGATATTCGTTGAAATGCAATGATGATAGGTGTGGGTTGTGTGTGCGTGCTTTCAGAATTAAAGATTCAACACTATTCAATATAGTAAAGAttgagaaaaatcatgactgctcAGTTAACACTATGAAAGCTGATCAAAGGCATGCAACTTCAAAGTTGATTAGTGGTTACATTATCGACAATCTTCGAGACCCAAGGTTTGAAGTTACACCAGCCTTTGTCATGGCAGAAATGCAAAAATTGCATGGACTAGACATTGGTTATCACAAAGCGTGGCGTGCTATTCAACGTGCTTCAACTTTAATAAGAGGAACTCCTGAAGAGAATTATGAATTATTGTCTTCATACTTGTATATGATGAAAAGTAAAAATCTGGGAACATACACTAACATAAAGATAGACGACAACAATAG GTttctttatatgttttatgcATATGGATCATCAATAGCTGGTTGGAATCATTATAGACCAGTGATTGCTGTTGATGCAACTTTTTTGAAGTCAAAATATCGTAGTGTTTTAATGATTTTAGTTTCAAAGGATGCAAATAACCAAATATTCCCACTAGCCTTTGGAATTGCAGAATCTGAAAATGACAATTCCTATGAGTGGTACTTTAGTGAGCTTCGCAATGCAATTGGGAGCCGtgacaatttaatttttttatcggaCATGCATCAATCTATTGTACATGGCATTGCAAAGGTATATCCTGAAAGCCACCATGGGatttgtatctatcatttggagcAGAACCTAAAGCGAAGAAAAGTGAAAAGTGAGGTCATAAAACTTTTCCAAAGTGCTGCAAGAGTATACAGGCGCAAAGAATTTGATCTATACATGTCAGATATAGCAAAAGTTGATAAGAAGACTTTTAAATACTTGATGGAAGAACCACCGGAAAGGTGGGCACGTTCTTGTAGTCCACGGCGAAGATATGACATGCTCACAACAAACATAGTTGAGTCAATGAATTCTGTGCTATTAGAAGCAAGGGAGTTGCCTATATTAAGAATGATGAATTTCATCCAAGTGAAGCTACAACATTGGTTttatgaaagaagaaatgaagcaaAAGGAACTTTTTATGACGTTTCTTGTTGGGTAGaagaggaattgaagaaaaagataGATTTAGCTTTTACTTTAAAT GTCTTCCCTGTTGATTCATGGCGTTCTAGCGTTGAGGAAGAAGGAATTACTTTCTTGGTGGACTTAAACAAAAGAACATGTGATTGTTTTCAGTTTCAATTTGATGAATTACCATGTATACATGAAATTGCAACTATCGAGAAGAGAAACATCAAGAAGTCCAATTTCTGCTCGGACTGGTACTTAAAGGAATCTTGGCTGAAAACATATGAAAGACAAATATATCATGTAGGACATACAGATTCTTGGATTGTACCAGAGAGTATTAAGTCACAAATTATTAAACCTCCAGATTTCAAAGCCCGCCAG TTTATTGTCTATATTCCAGAAGTTTAg